A portion of the Misgurnus anguillicaudatus chromosome 16, ASM2758022v2, whole genome shotgun sequence genome contains these proteins:
- the hopx gene encoding homeodomain-only protein, with the protein MTMSAHGNMMYGMDLSEDQIKVLEENFTKVSKHPDETTLMLIAAECGLSESETAKWFRMRNAQWRKSEGLPAELGSVKD; encoded by the exons ATGACCATGAGCGCGCACGGAAACATGATGTACGGGATGGATTTATCGGAGGATCAGATCAAGGTTTTGGAGGAGAACTTCACAAAAGTCAGCAAACACCCGGACGAAACCACGCTGATGCTGATCGCGGCCGAGTGTGGACTAAGCGAGTCGGAGACGGCG AAATGGTTCAGGATGAGAAACGCTCAGTGGAGGAAATCAGAAGGTCTTCCAGCTGAACTGGGATCAGTGAAGGATTGA